Proteins found in one Clostridium kluyveri DSM 555 genomic segment:
- the spoIID gene encoding stage II sporulation protein D has product MRRYVINFFKKLVILIFMSTAFIILLSLGINGIKISQYIVVPEFLMKSISKSYNYSPQYIKVYITEENKIKKMNLEEYIVGVVAAEMPAEFSEEAIKAQAVAARTFGAAHMEIYGGKKYKSNTGADVCDTVKCQVFTNKDERMKNWPESEREEYWNKIVSAVKDTSGQVLTYKNELVMEPYYFAVSGGRTENAVDVFGKGEEYLKSVESPGEEGASKYRTSVKLSYTNFVDKINSQYPNSGLSIKNLSNQVSIESRNEGGSVKEIKLGSVTISGAKFRTIMSLNSSDFNIYFKDNIIIECIGYGHRVGMSQWGANAMAKQGKTFKEILAHYYNKTELQNLEVFYNK; this is encoded by the coding sequence ATGAGAAGATACGTTATAAATTTTTTCAAGAAACTTGTTATTTTAATATTCATGAGCACAGCATTTATAATATTACTTTCATTGGGTATAAACGGTATAAAAATTAGCCAATACATCGTCGTACCTGAATTTTTAATGAAATCCATAAGTAAAAGTTATAATTATAGTCCACAGTATATAAAAGTGTATATAACTGAAGAAAATAAAATAAAAAAGATGAATTTGGAAGAATATATAGTAGGAGTTGTAGCGGCCGAAATGCCAGCAGAATTTTCGGAAGAAGCAATTAAGGCTCAAGCTGTAGCAGCTAGAACTTTTGGAGCAGCCCATATGGAGATATATGGCGGAAAAAAATACAAGAGTAATACAGGGGCGGATGTATGCGATACAGTTAAGTGTCAAGTATTCACAAATAAAGATGAAAGAATGAAGAATTGGCCTGAGTCTGAGAGAGAGGAGTATTGGAATAAGATAGTAAGTGCAGTAAAAGATACTTCAGGCCAGGTGTTAACTTATAAAAATGAATTAGTTATGGAGCCATATTATTTTGCGGTAAGTGGGGGAAGAACGGAAAATGCAGTGGATGTATTTGGAAAGGGAGAAGAATATTTAAAGAGTGTAGAGAGTCCTGGAGAAGAAGGTGCATCTAAGTATAGGACTTCTGTAAAGTTATCCTATACTAACTTTGTAGATAAAATAAATTCTCAATACCCCAATTCAGGATTGTCTATAAAAAATTTATCTAATCAAGTGTCTATAGAATCTAGAAATGAAGGAGGGTCTGTCAAAGAAATTAAATTAGGGTCAGTTACTATATCAGGAGCAAAATTTAGAACTATTATGTCATTAAATTCTTCAGATTTTAATATATATTTTAAAGATAATATCATTATTGAGTGTATCGGATATGGTCATAGAGTAGGAATGAGTCAGTGGGGAGCAAATGCTATGGCTAAGCAGGGTAAGACTTTCAAAGAGATATTAGCTCATTATTACAATAAAACGGAACTTCAAAATTTAGAAGTATTTTATAATAAATAA
- the atpG gene encoding ATP synthase F1 subunit gamma produces MAGAGLVTIKRRIKSITSTQKITKAMGLIATSKLRKVRKKLEANNKYCELFSSIVNELAMEAEQNNIYIKGNKSNKKLYIALNSDTGLCGGFNANVVNELNSIRSKEKEDFLLITMGQKGKMYFRRLNYNIESEYIDIPDVPTIKETEDVVYKALELYRNGEIGEINIVFTKFISTIKQNVIVEKLLPLEVKKVEKRNFIVKFEPSADEMIEDIVELHLRQKLLNCIINSKVSEQSSRMTAMDGATKNANDLLDELNLQYNRERQTAITQEITEIVGGAEALK; encoded by the coding sequence ATGGCAGGAGCAGGACTTGTTACAATCAAAAGAAGAATAAAATCAATAACCAGCACTCAAAAAATAACCAAGGCCATGGGACTTATCGCCACCTCTAAACTTAGAAAAGTAAGAAAAAAACTTGAGGCAAATAATAAATATTGCGAGCTTTTTAGTTCTATTGTAAATGAATTAGCAATGGAAGCTGAACAAAATAATATTTATATAAAGGGTAATAAAAGCAATAAAAAATTATATATAGCTTTGAATTCTGATACAGGATTGTGTGGAGGATTTAATGCTAATGTGGTAAATGAGTTAAATTCCATAAGGTCAAAAGAGAAGGAAGATTTCCTCTTAATAACCATGGGACAAAAAGGGAAAATGTATTTTAGAAGACTCAATTATAATATAGAATCAGAATACATAGACATTCCGGATGTTCCTACAATAAAAGAAACAGAAGATGTAGTATATAAAGCATTGGAGCTTTATAGAAATGGTGAGATTGGAGAAATCAATATAGTATTTACTAAGTTTATTTCAACTATTAAACAAAATGTGATTGTTGAAAAATTACTTCCCTTAGAGGTTAAAAAAGTGGAAAAAAGAAATTTTATCGTGAAATTTGAACCATCTGCGGATGAAATGATAGAAGATATAGTGGAACTTCATCTAAGACAAAAATTACTTAATTGTATTATAAACTCAAAAGTTAGTGAACAATCTTCCAGAATGACGGCGATGGATGGAGCTACTAAAAATGCAAATGATTTATTAGATGAACTAAATCTTCAATATAATAGAGAAAGACAAACTGCTATAACGCAGGAAATAACCGAAATAGTTGGAGGAGCAGAAGCTCTAAAGTAA
- the atpA gene encoding F0F1 ATP synthase subunit alpha has protein sequence MNVKPEEITSIIKSQIEKYEKKIETVDSGTIIQIGDGIARVYGLNGCMAGELLEFPNDVYAMALNLEQDNVGCVLLGSQEGIKEGNTVKRTGKVVEVPVGENIIGRVVNSLGHPIDGKGAISTTETRAVELVAPGVITRQAVKQPLQTGIKAIDAMIPIGRGQRELIIGDRQTGKTAIAMDTIINQKGKDVICIYVAIGQKQSTVAHIVNNLIETNAMDYTIVVSAAASESAPLQYIAPYAGCSMGEYFMNKGKDVLIVYDDLSKHAVAYRAMSLLLRRPPRREAYPGDVFYLHSRLLERAAKLSDKLGGGSLTALPIIETLAGDVTAYIPTNVISITDGQIFLETELFYSGQRPAINAGISVSRVGGNAQIKAMKQVAGTLRIDLAQYRELASFAQFGSDLDKESKRTLEKGKRLTEILKQPQYKPMAVEKQVMILFAASRNYIMDIPVERISEFEEEFLDYMDTHHREIGDEIKEKQVISDELSDKLRNAIEEFKKIFLIEG, from the coding sequence ATGAACGTAAAACCTGAAGAAATAACTTCAATTATAAAAAGTCAAATAGAAAAATATGAAAAGAAAATAGAGACAGTTGATTCAGGTACAATAATTCAAATTGGTGATGGTATTGCTAGAGTTTATGGTCTTAATGGATGTATGGCAGGAGAACTTTTAGAGTTTCCTAATGATGTTTATGCTATGGCTCTAAATCTTGAACAAGATAATGTAGGCTGTGTTCTTTTAGGTTCTCAGGAGGGAATAAAGGAAGGGAATACAGTAAAGAGAACAGGTAAAGTTGTAGAAGTACCTGTAGGAGAAAATATTATAGGAAGAGTTGTAAATTCATTAGGACATCCTATTGATGGCAAGGGCGCTATTAGTACTACTGAAACTAGAGCTGTAGAGCTTGTGGCACCGGGGGTTATAACCAGGCAGGCAGTTAAGCAACCTTTGCAGACAGGAATAAAGGCTATAGATGCTATGATACCAATTGGCAGAGGACAAAGAGAACTTATAATAGGAGATAGGCAGACTGGTAAAACTGCTATTGCCATGGATACCATAATAAATCAAAAAGGAAAAGATGTAATATGCATTTATGTAGCTATAGGACAAAAACAATCTACAGTAGCACATATAGTGAATAATTTGATAGAGACAAATGCCATGGATTATACTATAGTGGTATCTGCAGCTGCTTCTGAATCAGCACCGCTTCAATATATTGCTCCTTATGCAGGCTGCTCCATGGGAGAATATTTTATGAATAAAGGAAAAGATGTGCTTATAGTATACGATGATTTATCTAAGCATGCAGTGGCATATAGGGCTATGTCTTTGTTACTTCGAAGACCACCGAGAAGGGAAGCATATCCGGGAGATGTTTTCTATCTCCATTCAAGGCTCCTAGAAAGAGCTGCCAAACTTTCAGATAAGTTGGGAGGAGGATCACTTACAGCACTGCCTATAATAGAAACACTGGCAGGAGATGTTACCGCATATATACCAACTAATGTTATTTCTATAACGGATGGACAGATATTTTTAGAAACAGAACTTTTTTATTCCGGTCAAAGGCCTGCTATAAATGCGGGTATATCTGTATCTAGAGTTGGAGGTAATGCACAAATTAAAGCTATGAAGCAAGTAGCAGGTACTCTTAGAATAGATTTGGCACAATATAGGGAACTTGCATCTTTTGCACAATTTGGCTCCGATTTGGATAAAGAATCAAAGAGAACTCTTGAAAAAGGTAAGAGATTAACAGAAATATTAAAGCAGCCTCAATATAAACCAATGGCTGTGGAAAAACAAGTAATGATATTGTTTGCAGCCAGCAGAAATTACATAATGGATATACCGGTAGAAAGAATATCAGAATTTGAAGAAGAATTTCTTGATTATATGGATACCCATCATAGAGAAATAGGAGATGAAATAAAGGAAAAACAAGTTATATCTGATGAATTAAGTGATAAACTTAGAAATGCTATAGAAGAATTCAAAAAAATATTTTTAATAGAGGGATAG
- a CDS encoding F0F1 ATP synthase subunit A, giving the protein MEHFSPLFSIHLGSFDIPITSSVVVQWGIILILAVLAKFFTRNMQRLPDGRQNVVEMIVEAVQNLVKNNMGKEYISFVPYIGTLAIYILVMNIAPVIIGLKAPTEDLSVTLGLALITFVLVQFNAIKKTGLKNYFIGYTKPVVMLLPLNIVERLVLPVSLSLRLFGNLTAGAVIIGIVYEGLGNIAWFSQFLIPIPLHAFFDLFDGSIQMIVFVMLTVMNIRIVAEH; this is encoded by the coding sequence GTGGAACACTTTTCGCCATTGTTTTCAATACATTTGGGATCATTTGATATTCCTATAACTTCTAGTGTTGTGGTACAATGGGGTATTATTTTAATTTTAGCTGTCTTAGCAAAGTTTTTTACACGAAATATGCAAAGACTGCCCGATGGAAGACAGAATGTTGTTGAGATGATTGTTGAGGCAGTACAAAATCTAGTTAAAAATAATATGGGAAAAGAGTACATATCATTTGTGCCGTATATAGGAACTCTTGCAATATATATATTGGTAATGAATATTGCACCAGTAATTATAGGATTAAAAGCTCCTACGGAAGATCTGAGTGTTACATTAGGCTTAGCACTTATAACTTTTGTATTGGTTCAATTTAATGCCATTAAAAAAACTGGATTGAAAAATTATTTTATAGGTTATACTAAACCAGTTGTAATGTTATTGCCCCTTAATATTGTAGAGAGATTAGTTCTTCCAGTGTCTTTAAGTCTCCGACTGTTTGGAAATTTAACTGCGGGAGCTGTAATTATTGGAATAGTATATGAAGGATTAGGAAATATCGCATGGTTCTCACAGTTTTTAATCCCCATTCCTTTACATGCTTTCTTTGATTTATTTGATGGCTCAATACAGATGATAGTATTTGTTATGTTAACAGTAATGAATATAAGAATTGTTGCTGAACACTAA
- the atpD gene encoding F0F1 ATP synthase subunit beta yields MSNIGKVVQVIGPVVDIKFDEENLPDIYNAISIESGNAKIITEVAQHLGDDIVRTISMESTDGLMRGMDALDIGAPISVPVGKPVLGRLFNMLGQPIDENGEVEADEYSPIHRPAPSFEDQSVKPEMFETGIKVIDLIAPYQKGGKIGLFGGAGVGKTVIIQELINNIAKEHGGLSVFTGVGERTREGNDLYYEMQESGVINKTALVFGQMNEPPGARMRVALTGLTMAEHFRDEGQDVLLFIDNIFRFTQAGSEVSALLGRIPSAVGYQPTLATEMGSLQERITSTKHGSITSVQAVYVPADDLTDPAPATTFTHLDATTVLSRSISEIGIYPAVDPLASTSRILDPRVVGEEHYKVASDVKHILERYSELQDIIAILGVDELSEEDRLVVIRARRIQRFLSQPFSVAEQFTGYEGKYVPIKETIRGFKEILEGKYDDLPETAFLFKGSIDEVIESAKNMVKS; encoded by the coding sequence ATGTCTAATATAGGCAAAGTCGTTCAGGTTATAGGACCTGTAGTGGATATAAAATTTGATGAAGAAAACCTTCCAGATATATATAATGCCATAAGTATAGAATCGGGAAATGCAAAAATTATTACGGAAGTAGCACAGCACTTAGGTGATGATATAGTAAGAACTATATCTATGGAGAGTACAGATGGGTTGATGAGAGGCATGGATGCTTTAGATATTGGAGCACCTATATCTGTGCCTGTTGGAAAACCGGTTTTAGGGAGACTTTTTAATATGCTAGGGCAGCCTATTGATGAAAATGGAGAAGTAGAAGCAGATGAATATTCTCCTATTCATAGACCGGCACCAAGTTTTGAGGATCAATCTGTTAAACCTGAAATGTTTGAAACAGGTATCAAAGTTATTGATCTTATTGCACCATATCAAAAAGGTGGTAAAATAGGATTGTTTGGTGGAGCAGGTGTAGGTAAGACAGTTATTATACAAGAACTTATAAATAATATTGCAAAAGAACATGGTGGATTATCTGTCTTTACGGGTGTAGGAGAAAGAACTAGAGAAGGTAATGACTTATACTATGAAATGCAGGAATCAGGAGTTATAAATAAAACTGCCTTGGTATTTGGGCAAATGAATGAACCACCAGGTGCAAGAATGAGAGTTGCACTTACAGGGCTTACTATGGCGGAACATTTTAGAGATGAAGGACAGGATGTACTTTTATTTATAGATAACATATTCAGGTTTACTCAAGCAGGTTCGGAAGTTTCGGCATTACTTGGAAGAATACCTAGTGCTGTTGGATATCAACCCACACTTGCCACAGAAATGGGTTCTCTTCAAGAAAGAATAACTTCTACAAAACATGGATCCATTACCTCTGTTCAGGCAGTATATGTTCCGGCAGATGATTTAACAGATCCGGCACCAGCCACAACTTTCACACATCTTGATGCCACTACGGTGCTTTCAAGGTCTATATCAGAAATTGGTATTTATCCTGCAGTTGATCCGCTAGCTTCAACATCAAGGATACTCGATCCTAGAGTTGTAGGGGAGGAACATTATAAAGTAGCTTCAGATGTTAAACATATACTTGAAAGATATAGTGAACTTCAAGATATTATAGCAATTTTAGGCGTAGACGAACTTTCAGAAGAAGATAGATTGGTGGTTATAAGAGCAAGAAGAATACAGAGGTTTTTGTCACAGCCATTTTCTGTGGCAGAACAGTTTACAGGATATGAAGGAAAATATGTACCTATAAAAGAAACTATAAGAGGTTTTAAAGAAATACTTGAAGGTAAGTACGATGATTTACCAGAGACAGCTTTCCTGTTTAAGGGAAGTATAGATGAAGTTATTGAATCTGCTAAAAATATGGTGAAAAGTTAA
- the murA gene encoding UDP-N-acetylglucosamine 1-carboxyvinyltransferase produces MSKIVIKGGSNLHGEVNISAAKNSVLPIIAASILSGDKCIIDNVPMLEDVFVISNILKSISADVTIDKKLNKIIIDTSNISYCDPCSELVKKMRASFLIMGPMISRFGGFKLCLPGGCNIGTRPIDLHLKGFAALGAKVNVEHGFVEAKAKKLIGNKIYLDFPSVGATENIMMAAVTAEGETIIENAAEEPEIKDLADFLNSMGANITGAGSRAIHIKGVKNLKGSSHSPICDRIESGTFMVAAAITKSKIRINGINEEYLKPIIAKLTEAGVYIRCEGNSLIVDGNRELNPIDIKTMPYPGFPTDMQSQVTGLLSTVKGTSIVTETIFENRFMHVMEMKRMGANIKIDGRSAVIEGVDKLTGAEVKATDLRAGAALILCGLAAEGKTEVIDIYHIDRGYVDIEKKLKLLGADIERVNE; encoded by the coding sequence ATGAGTAAGATAGTAATTAAAGGGGGAAGTAACCTCCATGGAGAAGTTAATATCAGTGCTGCTAAAAATTCAGTGTTGCCTATTATAGCAGCTTCCATTTTAAGTGGAGATAAGTGCATTATAGATAATGTTCCCATGTTGGAAGATGTTTTTGTGATAAGTAATATATTAAAAAGTATATCTGCAGATGTAACTATAGATAAAAAATTAAATAAGATTATTATAGATACTTCTAATATAAGTTATTGTGATCCCTGTAGTGAACTAGTGAAAAAAATGAGGGCATCATTTTTAATAATGGGACCTATGATATCCAGATTCGGAGGATTTAAATTATGTCTTCCTGGAGGGTGTAATATTGGAACTAGACCAATAGACTTACATTTAAAAGGGTTTGCTGCTCTTGGTGCAAAGGTAAATGTAGAGCATGGATTTGTGGAAGCAAAAGCTAAAAAATTAATAGGAAATAAAATATATTTGGATTTTCCATCAGTAGGGGCCACAGAAAATATAATGATGGCAGCAGTAACCGCTGAAGGGGAGACTATAATAGAAAATGCAGCGGAAGAACCGGAAATAAAAGATCTGGCAGACTTTTTGAATAGTATGGGTGCAAATATTACTGGTGCAGGGTCTAGAGCTATTCACATAAAAGGAGTAAAAAATTTAAAAGGAAGTAGTCATAGTCCCATATGTGACAGGATAGAATCAGGAACATTTATGGTAGCTGCTGCTATAACCAAAAGCAAGATTAGAATAAATGGCATAAATGAAGAGTATCTAAAGCCTATAATTGCTAAACTTACAGAAGCCGGGGTATATATAAGATGCGAGGGAAATAGTTTAATTGTAGATGGAAATAGAGAATTAAATCCTATAGATATTAAGACTATGCCTTATCCAGGATTTCCTACAGATATGCAATCACAGGTAACTGGTTTATTAAGTACAGTTAAAGGTACAAGTATTGTAACAGAAACCATTTTTGAAAATAGATTTATGCATGTAATGGAAATGAAAAGAATGGGAGCAAATATAAAGATAGATGGAAGAAGTGCAGTTATAGAAGGAGTTGATAAGCTTACAGGAGCAGAAGTAAAAGCTACAGATCTTAGAGCTGGTGCAGCACTCATACTTTGCGGATTAGCGGCAGAAGGGAAAACAGAAGTTATAGATATATATCATATAGATAGAGGGTATGTAGATATTGAAAAAAAATTAAAATTATTAGGAGCTGATATTGAAAGAGTAAATGAATAA
- a CDS encoding ATP synthase subunit I has product MNRDSLGNTKMVFLINVLIGILLAGLSQLFFKRYGLFILLGMSIAMFNFFVNNILGRSMLHKFKNSSAFLYLIGFIIRIMIATGIGYITFRYNKYNAIAYLFGYTCNLLGIYIYLAFENNKT; this is encoded by the coding sequence ATGAATAGAGATAGTTTAGGAAATACAAAGATGGTATTTTTAATTAATGTACTAATAGGTATATTGTTAGCGGGTTTATCACAGTTGTTTTTCAAGAGATATGGATTATTTATTCTACTTGGAATGTCTATAGCTATGTTTAATTTTTTTGTTAACAATATACTAGGTAGGTCAATGCTACATAAATTTAAAAATTCATCGGCATTTTTATATCTTATAGGTTTTATTATTAGAATTATGATTGCTACAGGAATAGGGTATATTACTTTTAGATACAACAAATATAATGCAATAGCATATCTGTTTGGCTACACTTGTAATCTATTAGGCATATATATATATTTAGCTTTTGAAAATAACAAAACATAA
- a CDS encoding F0F1 ATP synthase subunit delta, giving the protein MYEYLDRRYALALYKIAEEKGKVEEYLEELKDVTDIINNDTQFLEFIEHPEISTAEKKKTFINVFKGKISEDILSFLLILIDKGRINQLYSKLKEMGKIYLENHNTVIATVKTVIPLEDDERETLTEKLRRKFNKEVLIKEELDPEIIGGVYVEVNNMVIDGTVKSKLSEMKKIMLKGEQR; this is encoded by the coding sequence ATGTATGAATATTTAGATAGAAGATACGCTCTTGCACTTTATAAAATTGCAGAGGAAAAGGGAAAAGTTGAAGAATATTTAGAGGAATTAAAGGATGTTACAGATATAATAAATAATGATACTCAATTTTTAGAATTTATAGAGCATCCTGAAATTAGTACTGCTGAAAAGAAAAAAACATTTATAAATGTTTTTAAAGGTAAAATAAGTGAAGATATACTTTCGTTTTTACTAATACTTATTGATAAAGGAAGAATTAATCAATTGTATAGTAAGCTTAAAGAAATGGGAAAGATATATCTTGAAAATCATAATACAGTTATTGCTACAGTAAAAACTGTTATTCCTTTAGAAGATGATGAAAGGGAAACTCTAACTGAAAAATTAAGGAGAAAGTTTAATAAAGAAGTTTTGATTAAAGAAGAATTAGATCCTGAAATAATAGGTGGAGTTTATGTTGAAGTAAATAATATGGTTATTGACGGAACTGTAAAATCAAAGCTTTCTGAAATGAAAAAAATAATGCTTAAAGGAGAACAGAGGTGA
- a CDS encoding F0F1 ATP synthase subunit epsilon yields MAEVLKLTILTPDREFYKGEVLEVITDSIQGNITILPGHMPLITTLKSTDTRIVEKSGKELKAFTSNGILEIKNNELKILCDVCEWPGEIDLKRAEEAKKRAEQRLAHKDGIDVKRAQLALNRALARINLLK; encoded by the coding sequence ATGGCAGAAGTTCTGAAATTAACTATCCTTACTCCTGATAGAGAATTTTATAAAGGAGAGGTATTAGAAGTAATAACAGATAGCATTCAAGGTAATATAACTATTCTTCCGGGACATATGCCTTTAATTACTACTTTAAAATCCACAGATACTCGTATAGTAGAAAAAAGCGGCAAGGAATTAAAGGCATTTACCTCAAATGGAATATTAGAAATAAAGAATAATGAATTAAAAATCTTATGTGATGTTTGTGAATGGCCAGGAGAAATAGATTTAAAAAGAGCAGAAGAGGCCAAAAAAAGAGCGGAACAAAGATTGGCCCATAAAGATGGAATAGATGTAAAGAGAGCACAGCTAGCGTTAAATAGGGCCTTAGCTAGAATTAATCTACTAAAATAA
- the atpE gene encoding ATP synthase F0 subunit C, whose translation MNLDSQSFISGMAAIGAGLAAIGCLGGGIGIGIATGKAVEGVSRQPEASGKILSMFFVSAALSEVTAIYSLLIALILAFKV comes from the coding sequence ATGAATTTGGATTCACAATCATTTATATCAGGCATGGCAGCTATAGGAGCAGGATTAGCAGCTATAGGATGCTTAGGTGGAGGTATTGGAATTGGTATCGCTACGGGAAAGGCAGTTGAAGGTGTTTCAAGACAGCCAGAGGCAAGTGGTAAAATATTAAGTATGTTCTTTGTAAGTGCAGCCTTGTCAGAAGTAACAGCTATTTATTCCCTATTGATAGCTCTTATTTTAGCATTTAAAGTTTGA
- a CDS encoding F0F1 ATP synthase subunit B, which yields MQVNWVTVVITIINFVVLYIILRHFFFKPVDNVLTSRQQEINSKIKNAYENEKKSKELVTKHEALLKGSREEGKNIVEGYKNKAEQISENVLNEARREAQLILDRAKNEADREREKAQDDIKNQVVDLAILVSSKALEGSIDEEQHRKLIKDFIAKVGI from the coding sequence ATGCAAGTTAATTGGGTTACAGTTGTTATAACAATAATAAATTTTGTTGTATTATACATTATCTTAAGGCATTTCTTCTTTAAACCAGTTGATAATGTACTTACCAGTAGACAACAGGAAATTAATTCAAAGATTAAAAATGCCTATGAAAATGAAAAAAAGTCCAAAGAGTTGGTTACCAAACATGAGGCATTATTGAAAGGCTCAAGAGAAGAAGGTAAAAATATTGTTGAGGGTTATAAAAATAAGGCAGAACAAATTTCAGAAAATGTATTAAATGAAGCACGCAGGGAAGCACAGTTAATACTAGACAGGGCGAAGAATGAAGCAGATAGAGAAAGAGAAAAAGCCCAGGATGACATAAAAAATCAAGTGGTAGATTTAGCTATTTTAGTGTCATCGAAAGCCTTAGAAGGATCTATTGATGAAGAACAACATAGAAAACTTATTAAGGACTTTATAGCTAAGGTAGGTATCTAA